A genomic segment from Streptomyces sp. NBC_01233 encodes:
- a CDS encoding ROK family transcriptional regulator, translating into MNRGSGDERGGVNLPALRGYNEALLLDLLRGAGPVGLGRTELAARTGLTPQAVSKITARLGADGLVAEAGRAASTGGKPRTLLRLMPDARHAVGVQLDRDELRAVRVDLAGRVVAESGGPLDFGAGPEAAVEAVVRAVARVRDPAGPPLLGVGVAAPGPLDHRAGAMGRVTGFPSWKGFPLRGVLEGRLGLPVLLDKDTNAGAAAAAGAWLRAAWPAADAAADADAGRDADAGPDADAGGGPRTCVYLHVGTGLGAGLWLAGGVYRGARSAAGEFGHQVLLLDGPMCRCGARGCVEVLCLGAVARGDLPEAARILGEGAANLVALLDVDRVLLGGRVVAAAPEVFVAGVRAVLAARALDPARPVVALAGAGVAEGAAELVLAPLFGRAG; encoded by the coding sequence GTGAACAGGGGTAGCGGGGACGAGCGCGGCGGGGTGAACCTGCCGGCGCTGCGCGGGTACAACGAGGCGCTGTTGCTGGATCTGCTGCGCGGCGCCGGACCGGTGGGCCTGGGCCGCACCGAACTCGCGGCCCGTACCGGGCTCACCCCGCAGGCCGTCAGCAAGATCACGGCACGGCTCGGCGCGGACGGGCTGGTCGCGGAGGCCGGACGCGCGGCGTCCACCGGCGGCAAGCCGCGCACCCTGCTCCGGCTGATGCCGGACGCACGTCACGCGGTCGGAGTGCAGCTGGACCGCGACGAGCTGCGGGCGGTACGGGTGGACCTGGCGGGCCGTGTCGTCGCCGAGAGCGGTGGCCCGCTGGACTTCGGGGCCGGCCCGGAGGCGGCGGTGGAGGCGGTCGTACGGGCGGTCGCGCGGGTCAGAGACCCGGCCGGGCCGCCGCTCCTGGGCGTCGGGGTGGCCGCACCGGGGCCGCTCGACCACCGGGCCGGGGCGATGGGGCGGGTGACGGGGTTCCCGAGCTGGAAGGGCTTTCCGCTGCGGGGGGTGCTGGAGGGGCGGCTGGGCCTGCCGGTGCTGCTGGACAAGGACACGAACGCCGGTGCGGCCGCGGCCGCCGGGGCGTGGCTCCGGGCCGCCTGGCCGGCTGCGGATGCGGCTGCGGATGCGGATGCCGGGCGGGACGCGGATGCCGGGCCGGATGCGGATGCCGGCGGCGGGCCCCGCACCTGCGTGTACCTGCACGTCGGGACCGGGCTCGGCGCGGGGTTGTGGCTCGCCGGTGGGGTCTACCGGGGTGCCCGCTCGGCGGCGGGGGAGTTCGGTCACCAGGTGCTCCTGCTGGACGGCCCGATGTGCCGGTGCGGGGCCCGGGGCTGCGTGGAGGTGCTGTGCCTGGGGGCAGTGGCCCGAGGTGATCTTCCCGAGGCGGCGCGGATCCTGGGGGAGGGTGCGGCCAACCTGGTCGCGCTGCTGGATGTGGACCGTGTGCTGCTCGGCGGGCGGGTGGTGGCGGCGGCGCCGGAGGTCTTCGTGGCCGGGGTCCGGGCCGTTCTCGCGGCCCGCGCGCTGGATCCGGCCCGGCCGGTGGTTGCGCTGGCGGGGGCCGGTGTGGCGGAGGGGGCGGCGGAGCTGGTGCTTGCGCCGTTGTTCGGGCGGGCGGGGTGA
- a CDS encoding YidC/Oxa1 family membrane protein insertase translates to MSVFPHLVAALGRLLEPVLAQSATAAAIVLFTVLVRLALHPLSRAAFRGATPAAGCLPLLLQLPVFFVMYQAFSSAKVGGEANELLGHRLFAAPLGSRWTEALGEGGPFGAQGLVFLGLFGAIAAVAAWSAVRGREAAAAAAAAAAAASAATPAGRGKAKPGAAKAKPGAEPGAEPGAKAGVVAEVSAEQQEVMRKLGGVLPLLSFGTLITAAVVPLAAGLYLLTTTAWSVAERIWLQHRKERAERAEAAEQAERVGQAA, encoded by the coding sequence GTGTCCGTTTTCCCCCACCTTGTTGCTGCGCTGGGCCGGCTTCTCGAGCCGGTACTGGCCCAGTCCGCGACCGCTGCCGCGATCGTGCTGTTCACCGTGCTCGTACGGCTCGCCCTGCACCCGCTGAGCCGGGCGGCCTTCCGCGGGGCGACCCCGGCGGCGGGATGTCTGCCGCTGCTGCTGCAGCTGCCGGTGTTCTTCGTGATGTACCAGGCGTTCTCCTCGGCGAAGGTCGGCGGCGAGGCCAACGAACTGCTCGGGCACCGGCTCTTCGCCGCGCCGCTGGGCTCCCGGTGGACCGAGGCGTTGGGTGAGGGCGGCCCGTTCGGGGCGCAGGGGCTGGTGTTCCTCGGGCTGTTCGGCGCGATCGCGGCGGTCGCCGCGTGGAGTGCGGTGCGGGGCCGCGAGGCGGCGGCCGCGGCCGCGGCCGCCGCAGCCGCTGCCTCCGCGGCGACGCCGGCCGGCCGTGGCAAGGCCAAGCCGGGGGCGGCGAAGGCCAAGCCGGGCGCCGAGCCGGGCGCCGAGCCGGGCGCCAAGGCCGGGGTCGTGGCCGAGGTGAGTGCCGAGCAGCAGGAGGTCATGCGCAAGCTGGGCGGCGTACTGCCCCTGCTGTCCTTCGGGACGCTGATCACGGCTGCCGTGGTGCCGCTGGCCGCCGGGCTGTACCTGCTGACCACCACCGCGTGGTCGGTGGCGGAGCGGATCTGGCTGCAGCACCGCAAGGAGCGGGCCGAGCGTGCGGAGGCGGCCGAGCAGGCGGAACGGGTGGGACAGGCGGCGTAG
- a CDS encoding fumarylacetoacetate hydrolase family protein — MKLLRVGPVGSERPALLDQDGTLRDLSRLITDVDGGLLADDSVLSRVRDAAESGELPVLGAEGLRIGAPVGRIGKVVGIGLNYFGHAAEIGAEPPAEPILFLKAADTVVGPDDTVLIPRGSVKTDWEAELGVVIGSTARYLDSAEEGLAHVGGYVLVNDVSEREFQIERGGTWDKGKNCETFTPLGPWLLTADEVPDPQALDVKLWVNGELKQDGNTSDQIFPVGEVVRYLSRFMTLYPGDVIVTGTPAGVAMGQPEPKPYLRAGDVVELEIEGLGRQRQEFKSA; from the coding sequence ATGAAGCTGCTGCGTGTCGGACCCGTCGGGTCGGAGCGCCCCGCGCTGCTCGACCAGGACGGGACCCTGCGTGACCTGTCCCGCCTGATCACGGATGTGGACGGCGGCCTGCTCGCCGACGACTCCGTGCTGTCCCGGGTACGGGACGCGGCCGAGTCCGGTGAGCTTCCGGTCCTGGGCGCCGAAGGGCTGCGGATCGGTGCGCCGGTCGGCCGTATAGGCAAGGTCGTGGGCATCGGGCTGAACTACTTCGGGCACGCGGCCGAGATCGGCGCGGAGCCGCCAGCCGAGCCGATCCTGTTCCTGAAGGCCGCGGACACCGTGGTCGGCCCCGACGACACCGTGCTGATCCCGCGCGGCAGCGTGAAGACCGACTGGGAGGCCGAGCTCGGCGTCGTCATCGGCAGCACCGCCCGCTACCTGGACTCCGCGGAGGAGGGCCTCGCGCACGTCGGCGGCTACGTGCTGGTCAACGACGTCTCGGAGCGCGAGTTCCAGATCGAGCGCGGCGGCACCTGGGACAAGGGCAAGAACTGCGAGACCTTCACCCCGCTCGGCCCCTGGCTGCTCACCGCCGACGAGGTCCCGGACCCGCAGGCCCTGGACGTCAAGCTGTGGGTCAACGGCGAGCTGAAGCAGGACGGCAACACCTCGGACCAGATCTTCCCGGTCGGCGAGGTCGTCCGGTACCTGAGCCGGTTCATGACCCTGTACCCGGGCGACGTCATCGTCACCGGTACGCCGGCCGGGGTGGCCATGGGCCAGCCGGAGCCGAAACCGTACCTGCGGGCCGGTGACGTCGTGGAGCTGGAGATCGAGGGTCTCGGCCGCCAGCGCCAGGAGTTCAAGAGCGCGTAG
- a CDS encoding Gfo/Idh/MocA family oxidoreductase yields the protein MSNPASPSSPAPLRVGLIGYGLAGSVFHGPLVAATDGLSLDTVVTSDPARQAQARAEFPDVHIAATAAELWDRDLDLVVIASPNRTHVPLATTALEAGVPVVVDKPLAATAAEARALAALADRSGTFLSVFQNRRWDNDFLTLRRLLAEGELGEIQRFESRFERWRPQLKGGWRESGAPEEIGGLLYDLGSHVVDQALVLFGPAVRVYAEADARRPGAETDDDTFIAVTHANGVRSHLYVSATTAQLGPRFRVLGSRAGYVKYGLDPQEGALREGLRPDGETPWGEEPPHLWGRVGSGESPLTGGGTPVPTEQGDYPAYYAMVAAALREGGPNPVTAYEAAQCLDVLEAAHRSSREGVVVELPATLPESP from the coding sequence ATGAGCAACCCCGCCTCCCCTTCCTCCCCTGCACCCCTCCGCGTCGGCCTCATCGGCTACGGACTCGCCGGTTCCGTCTTCCACGGCCCCCTCGTGGCCGCCACGGACGGACTCTCCCTCGACACGGTCGTCACCTCCGACCCGGCCCGCCAGGCCCAGGCCCGCGCGGAGTTCCCCGACGTCCACATCGCCGCCACCGCCGCCGAGCTGTGGGACCGGGACCTCGACCTGGTCGTGATCGCCTCCCCCAACCGGACGCACGTCCCGCTCGCCACCACCGCCCTCGAAGCCGGCGTCCCGGTGGTCGTGGACAAGCCGCTCGCCGCCACCGCCGCCGAGGCCCGCGCGCTCGCCGCCCTCGCGGACCGCAGCGGAACGTTCCTCTCCGTCTTCCAGAACCGCCGATGGGACAACGACTTCCTCACCCTGCGCCGCCTCCTGGCGGAGGGCGAACTCGGCGAGATCCAGCGCTTCGAGTCCCGCTTCGAGCGCTGGCGTCCGCAGCTCAAGGGCGGCTGGCGCGAGTCGGGCGCCCCGGAGGAGATCGGCGGCCTGCTGTACGACCTCGGCAGCCACGTCGTGGACCAGGCGCTCGTGCTGTTCGGTCCGGCCGTACGGGTCTACGCGGAGGCCGACGCGCGCCGCCCGGGCGCCGAGACCGACGACGACACCTTCATCGCCGTCACGCACGCGAACGGGGTCCGCTCCCACCTCTACGTCAGCGCCACCACCGCCCAGCTCGGACCGCGGTTCCGCGTACTGGGTTCGCGGGCCGGTTACGTGAAGTACGGCCTCGACCCGCAGGAAGGCGCCCTGCGCGAGGGGCTGCGGCCGGACGGCGAGACGCCCTGGGGCGAGGAGCCCCCGCACCTGTGGGGGCGGGTGGGCTCCGGCGAGTCCCCGCTGACCGGCGGCGGAACCCCGGTGCCGACCGAGCAGGGCGACTACCCGGCGTACTACGCGATGGTGGCCGCCGCCCTCCGCGAGGGCGGGCCGAACCCGGTCACCGCGTACGAGGCCGCCCAGTGCCTCGACGTACTGGAGGCGGCCCACAGGTCGTCCCGGGAGGGAGTGGTGGTGGAGCTTCCCGCCACCCTGCCTGAATCGCCGTGA